Proteins from a single region of Vicinamibacterales bacterium:
- a CDS encoding M48 family metalloprotease, which translates to MRLSHVVAISSAALLAGCAVNPVTGERQLTLISEAQEVEMGRAAAEEVRQTIGLVDDARLQRYVRDVGLPLAKDSERPSLPWSFAVVDDPTPNAFALPGGFIFVTRGMMNLMESEAELASVLGHEVGHVTARHSVSQISQQQLAQVGLGLGGVLFPQIQPFGQAIGAGLQLLFLKHGRDDERQADELGFTYALRHDYDVGEMADVFESLQRLGDEGGSLPGWLTTHPSEAERIETIQARAAALPASDRGTVVRRAEYLNRIDGLVYGENPRHGFFKDGVFYHPDLRFQLPLPSEWSGRNLTSAVVAVSPRQDAAVELTVVPSKDARAAGRQFLGQQGITPLSTATESIHGLQAYVSVFEARTEQGVLRGLSAHVPYGGRTYQIVAYTPAASFQAYSGAFDRVVRGFGPLTDAATLSVEPKRMDIVRIGRAMTFDEVTRQYPSAVPPREVAVLNQVDDAGQRLSAGTLVKRVVEG; encoded by the coding sequence ATGCGCCTCAGCCATGTCGTGGCCATCTCATCCGCGGCGCTGCTCGCCGGCTGCGCCGTGAATCCAGTGACGGGCGAACGGCAGCTGACGCTCATCTCTGAGGCCCAGGAAGTGGAGATGGGCCGCGCCGCCGCCGAGGAGGTCCGTCAGACGATCGGGCTCGTCGACGATGCGCGCCTGCAGCGCTACGTGCGCGACGTCGGTCTCCCGCTGGCGAAGGACTCCGAGCGCCCGTCCCTGCCGTGGAGCTTCGCGGTCGTGGACGACCCCACCCCCAACGCCTTCGCGCTTCCGGGCGGGTTCATCTTCGTCACGCGCGGCATGATGAACCTGATGGAGTCGGAGGCCGAACTGGCCTCGGTCCTCGGGCACGAAGTGGGGCACGTCACGGCCCGGCACTCGGTGTCGCAGATCTCGCAGCAGCAGCTCGCGCAGGTGGGGCTCGGCCTCGGCGGCGTGCTCTTCCCCCAAATCCAGCCGTTCGGGCAGGCCATCGGCGCCGGACTCCAGCTGCTGTTCCTGAAACACGGCCGCGACGACGAACGGCAGGCCGACGAGCTCGGATTCACCTACGCGCTGCGCCACGACTACGACGTCGGCGAGATGGCCGACGTGTTCGAGTCGCTGCAGCGGCTCGGCGACGAGGGCGGCAGCCTTCCCGGATGGCTGACCACGCACCCGTCCGAGGCCGAGCGCATCGAGACGATCCAGGCGCGCGCGGCGGCACTCCCGGCCTCCGACCGGGGCACCGTGGTGCGGCGCGCCGAGTACCTGAATCGCATCGACGGGCTCGTCTACGGCGAGAACCCGCGCCACGGCTTCTTCAAGGACGGCGTCTTCTACCATCCGGACCTGCGCTTCCAACTGCCCCTGCCGTCGGAGTGGTCGGGCCGGAATCTTACGAGCGCGGTCGTGGCCGTCTCGCCGCGCCAGGACGCGGCGGTGGAACTGACCGTCGTGCCCTCGAAGGACGCCAGGGCGGCCGGGCGTCAGTTCCTGGGCCAGCAGGGCATCACGCCCCTCAGCACGGCCACCGAGTCCATCCACGGCCTGCAGGCGTACGTCAGCGTCTTCGAGGCGCGCACGGAGCAGGGCGTCCTGCGCGGGCTGAGCGCGCACGTCCCCTACGGCGGTCGGACCTATCAAATCGTGGCGTATACGCCGGCGGCCAGCTTCCAGGCCTACAGCGGCGCCTTCGATCGGGTCGTCCGCGGGTTCGGACCCCTCACCGACGCCGCGACGCTGTCGGTCGAGCCGAAGCGCATGGACATCGTGCGGATCGGCCGGGCGATGACGTTCGACGAAGTGACCCGCCAGTATCCGTCGGCTGTTCCGCCTCGCGAAGTGGCCGTGCTGAACCAGGTCGACGACGCCGGGCAGCGGCTGTCGGCCGGGACCCTCGTGAAGCGCGTCGTGGAGGGGTGA
- a CDS encoding FAD/NAD(P)-binding oxidoreductase codes for PLTYDFLVVATGVQLWWSKIPGLAESVGKPGTGVVSNYSYETVGSTWDAIRTFRGGTALFTEPLTPVKCGGAPQKIMYLADDAFRRQGVRDKSRLVFMNAKGTIFTSPYYAPAIEDVIRSRGMEARLGTELVGLRPDAHEAVFKDVKTGAQDVVPYDLIHVTPPMGAPDVVRTSPIANADGFVEVDKGTLRHVRYPNVFSLGDCSNLPTSKTGAAIRKQAPVLVANLLAARIGRPLTAQYDGYTSCPVVTGRGSLIMAEFGYDKQPAESFPFDQRRERFSMYMVKAHLLPQIYWHGMLRGRL; via the coding sequence GCCCCTCACCTACGACTTCCTGGTGGTGGCCACGGGCGTCCAGCTCTGGTGGTCGAAGATTCCCGGCCTGGCCGAGTCGGTGGGGAAGCCCGGCACCGGCGTGGTCAGCAACTACTCGTACGAGACGGTGGGCTCGACCTGGGACGCCATCCGGACCTTCCGCGGGGGCACGGCGCTCTTCACCGAGCCGCTGACGCCGGTCAAGTGCGGCGGCGCGCCGCAGAAGATCATGTACCTGGCCGATGACGCGTTCCGCCGCCAGGGCGTCCGCGACAAGAGCCGCCTCGTGTTCATGAACGCGAAGGGCACGATCTTCACGTCGCCGTACTACGCGCCGGCCATCGAGGACGTGATTCGTTCGCGCGGGATGGAGGCCCGCCTCGGCACGGAGCTCGTCGGCCTGCGGCCCGACGCGCACGAGGCCGTGTTCAAGGACGTCAAGACCGGGGCGCAGGACGTGGTGCCGTACGACCTCATCCACGTCACGCCGCCGATGGGGGCGCCGGACGTCGTCCGGACGAGCCCGATCGCGAACGCGGACGGGTTCGTCGAGGTGGACAAGGGCACGCTGCGCCACGTGCGCTATCCGAACGTGTTCAGCCTGGGTGACTGCAGCAACCTGCCGACGTCGAAAACGGGCGCGGCCATCCGCAAGCAGGCGCCCGTGCTCGTCGCGAACCTGCTGGCCGCGCGGATCGGCCGGCCGCTGACGGCGCAGTACGACGGCTACACGTCGTGCCCGGTCGTGACCGGCCGCGGGTCGCTGATCATGGCCGAATTCGGCTACGACAAGCAGCCGGCGGAGTCGTTCCCGTTCGACCAGCGGCGCGAGCGCTTCAGCATGTACATGGTGAAGGCGCACCTGCTGCCGCAGATCTACTGGCACGGCATGCTCCGCGGGCGCCTGTAG
- a CDS encoding ATP-binding cassette domain-containing protein, translating into MISVSGVSMRYGSKVLFDDVSTTFAPGRRYGLTGPNGAGKSTFMKLLTGELPPQKGVVARPDRLGVLRQDQFAFDAYRVIDAVIMGNAALWDALQERDLLYAKASLSDEDGMRLGELEGVIGEHDGYTAESDAAVLLDGLDIPEHLHERKMSELQGGQKVRVLLAQALFGHPRALLLDEPTNHLDLDSIHWLVDFLTRYDGTLVVISHDRHFLNAVCTHTADIDYQTIITYTGGYDEMVLAKTQIRSRLEAQNEQREKKIAQLNDFIARFSAGTRSSQVQSRKKEVERLQTTELARSNIQRPYIRFQMARPSGRLAMECTDVAKAFDGHVVIDGFEAVVNRGEKIAIVGRNGVGKTTLLKALLADGPGLTPAPGDIDGGAVRWGHEVSIGYFAQDHTGAIPHVLTAVEWLHQFDPDAAKQDIHGLLGQMLFSGEEGYKPTAALSGGETARLLFCRIMLQKPNVIVLDEPTNHLDLESINALSTALQKYEGTVFLVTHDEDLIDAVATRVWKVGEGRVEDFKGTFEEYSATAAR; encoded by the coding sequence ATGATCTCCGTCAGCGGCGTGTCGATGCGGTACGGCAGCAAGGTGCTCTTCGACGACGTCTCCACGACGTTCGCACCGGGCCGCCGGTACGGGCTCACCGGCCCGAATGGCGCCGGCAAGTCGACGTTCATGAAGCTGCTCACGGGCGAGCTGCCGCCGCAGAAGGGCGTGGTCGCGCGGCCCGACCGGCTCGGCGTGCTGCGTCAGGACCAGTTCGCGTTCGACGCCTACCGCGTCATCGACGCCGTGATCATGGGCAACGCCGCGCTCTGGGACGCGCTGCAGGAGCGCGACCTCCTCTACGCGAAGGCGTCGCTCAGCGACGAGGACGGCATGCGCCTGGGCGAACTCGAAGGCGTGATCGGCGAACACGACGGCTACACCGCGGAGAGCGATGCCGCGGTCCTGCTCGACGGCCTCGACATCCCCGAGCACCTGCACGAGCGAAAGATGTCGGAACTGCAGGGCGGCCAGAAGGTGCGCGTCCTGCTCGCGCAGGCGCTCTTCGGTCATCCCCGCGCGCTGCTGCTCGACGAGCCGACGAACCACCTGGACCTCGACTCGATCCACTGGCTCGTGGACTTCCTGACGCGCTACGACGGCACGCTGGTGGTCATCTCGCACGACCGCCACTTCCTGAACGCGGTCTGCACCCACACCGCCGACATCGACTACCAGACCATCATCACCTACACCGGCGGCTACGACGAGATGGTGCTGGCCAAGACGCAGATCCGCTCGCGTCTCGAGGCGCAGAACGAACAGCGCGAGAAGAAGATCGCGCAGCTCAACGACTTCATCGCCCGCTTCTCGGCCGGCACGCGGTCGAGCCAGGTGCAGTCGCGCAAGAAGGAAGTGGAGCGGCTGCAGACGACCGAGCTGGCGCGTTCGAACATCCAGCGGCCCTACATCCGCTTCCAGATGGCGCGGCCGTCGGGCCGTCTCGCCATGGAGTGCACGGACGTGGCGAAGGCGTTCGACGGCCACGTGGTCATCGACGGCTTCGAGGCCGTGGTGAACCGCGGGGAGAAGATCGCGATCGTGGGCCGGAACGGCGTCGGCAAGACCACGCTGCTCAAGGCGCTCCTGGCCGACGGGCCGGGCCTGACACCGGCCCCGGGCGACATCGACGGCGGCGCCGTGCGCTGGGGCCACGAGGTGTCGATCGGGTACTTCGCCCAGGACCACACCGGCGCGATTCCGCACGTCCTCACGGCCGTCGAATGGCTGCACCAGTTCGATCCCGATGCCGCGAAGCAGGACATCCACGGCCTGCTCGGGCAGATGCTGTTCAGCGGCGAGGAGGGGTACAAGCCCACGGCCGCGCTGTCGGGAGGCGAGACGGCGCGGCTGCTCTTCTGCCGCATCATGCTCCAGAAGCCGAACGTGATCGTGCTCGACGAGCCGACCAACCACCTGGACCTCGAGTCGATCAACGCCCTCAGCACGGCGCTCCAGAAGTACGAAGGCACCGTGTTCCTCGTCACGCACGACGAGGATCTCATCGACGCCGTGGCCACGCGGGTCTGGAAGGTGGGGGAGGGGCGCGTCGAGGACTTCAAGGGCACGTTCGAGGAGTATTCGGCCACGGCGGCGCGCTGA
- a CDS encoding sulfite exporter TauE/SafE family protein, with amino-acid sequence MAVALGAVIGIALGLLGGGGSILTVPIFVYVLHFAAKDAIAMSLAVVGATSAIGVAGHWRAGNVNLRVGTVFGLVATAGTYAGARLAAYVSGAVQLAVFALVMLVASAFMFRDRAASETADHGPAARLGAAALVGFALGVGFLTGLVGVGGGFLIVPALVLLAVPMREAVGTSLAIIAVNCVVGFAGYLGHTVVDWSSVGLVTAGTAPGIALGVGLHRRVPQSVLRRGFALFLLVMAAFILYQNASTIVAAWSSRA; translated from the coding sequence ATGGCTGTCGCGCTCGGCGCCGTGATCGGGATCGCCCTGGGCCTCCTGGGCGGGGGCGGCTCGATCCTGACGGTGCCGATCTTCGTCTACGTGCTCCACTTCGCGGCCAAGGACGCGATTGCGATGAGCCTGGCCGTCGTGGGGGCGACGAGCGCCATCGGGGTGGCCGGGCACTGGCGCGCCGGGAACGTCAACCTCCGCGTCGGCACCGTGTTCGGCCTCGTGGCCACGGCCGGCACCTACGCGGGCGCCCGCCTGGCCGCCTACGTGAGCGGCGCCGTTCAGCTCGCGGTGTTCGCGCTGGTCATGCTCGTGGCGTCCGCATTCATGTTCCGCGATCGCGCCGCCTCCGAGACCGCGGACCACGGCCCGGCGGCGCGTCTCGGCGCGGCGGCGCTCGTCGGCTTCGCGCTGGGCGTGGGTTTCCTCACCGGCCTTGTCGGGGTCGGCGGCGGGTTCCTGATCGTGCCCGCGCTCGTCCTCCTGGCAGTGCCGATGCGCGAGGCCGTCGGGACGTCCCTGGCCATCATCGCCGTGAACTGCGTGGTTGGATTCGCCGGCTACCTCGGGCACACGGTCGTCGACTGGTCCTCGGTGGGCCTCGTGACCGCCGGGACGGCGCCGGGCATCGCGCTGGGCGTCGGCCTGCACCGCCGCGTGCCGCAGTCCGTGCTCCGCCGTGGGTTCGCCCTGTTCCTGCTGGTGATGGCCGCGTTCATCCTCTACCAGAACGCCAGCACGATCGTGGCCGCCTGGTCGAGCCGCGCGTGA